A stretch of Corallococcus macrosporus DNA encodes these proteins:
- a CDS encoding GreA/GreB family elongation factor, with the protein MRLDKLTLLQQLSERLQQSDRLAHRAEADAREAARSLATESEKKEDGRAAIEYGSLATGQAQRARRLQEELQALTAFGQKELPRFPRQGPVGLGALVDCSTEDEDGFAERTFFVLPAGAGTELTGPGGDGFLSVITPSSPVGRALLGKKAGDTVEVTLAGEVREWTVLEVA; encoded by the coding sequence ATGCGACTCGACAAGCTCACCCTCCTCCAGCAACTGTCCGAGCGTCTCCAGCAGAGCGACCGGCTGGCCCACCGCGCGGAGGCCGACGCCCGCGAGGCGGCCCGCAGCCTCGCCACGGAGTCCGAGAAGAAAGAGGACGGCCGCGCCGCCATCGAATACGGCAGCCTCGCCACGGGACAGGCCCAGCGCGCCCGCCGGCTTCAAGAAGAGCTGCAGGCGCTGACGGCCTTCGGCCAGAAGGAGCTGCCGCGCTTCCCGCGCCAGGGGCCCGTGGGCCTGGGCGCCCTGGTGGACTGCAGCACCGAGGACGAGGACGGCTTCGCCGAGCGCACCTTCTTCGTGCTCCCCGCCGGCGCGGGCACCGAGCTCACCGGCCCCGGCGGCGACGGCTTCCTGTCCGTCATCACCCCCAGCTCGCCCGTGGGCCGCGCGCTCCTGGGCAAGAAGGCCGGCGACACCGTGGAGGTGACACTCGCGGGGGAAGTGCGCGAGTGGACGGTGCTGGAAGTCGCCTGA
- a CDS encoding PAS domain S-box protein, producing MQMPFTRPDGTTPTERRFRQVIDTLQEVVFQTDMERTWVFLNPAWTEVTGFPVQESLGRSALDFVHPDDRARALEVCKTLLTRERDFVQHEVRYLTSDGGFRWVEVFARVTMDEDGSLLGMAGTLNDITERKRTSDALARRERYLTALVEMQQRLLSVPEGGDLYGPALAPLGQAAGASRVYVFELHTNAQGALLSSQRAEWCAPGVTPEIDNPLLQDLPIMPDLERWVPILQRGEVVAGRVSTFPPSERALLDPQGVLSLLVLPLRVQGRLVGFVGFDNCVEAREWDRLEVDLLSAASGAISVSLERRASERALREHEHRFRQLAENASDVLYLYRREAPRGFAYVSRVAHAKLGLGPEAHYADPELWYRQVHPDDRAALERLLESPQSVDGATVELRFLRPDGSLLWLEHVVAPVTDTAGRVVAVEGLARDITERRQVEEALKRSEASLRALMEGFPDPAAIERDGHIVYANAVLVTTLGFARAEELVGRRLSEFLADVPGTGMASADSTPLTSERRLVLRDGRTRVVELASLPLRFDGQPAVVSIVRDVTEQRQLQARLTLADRLASVGTLAAGIAHEINNPLAFVLSNLAFLSDEFRHHLSPGPGVRGVRPPDVAEWQEVLGEACEGAERVRQIVRQLKTFSRPDEERMTPVDVHAVLDSVVMMAANEIRHRARLRREYGDVPQVMANEGRLCQVFLNLVVNAAQAIPEGSAHDHEVVLATRVSGGQVMVEVRDTGSGIAPEVMGRIFDPFFTTKPVGVGTGLGLSICHGIISGLGGDILVESTVGKGSTFRVVLPSPLPDPAVRPPEAAVPDVPVVPRGRVLVVDDEPAVGRVLQRLLRGHDVEVATSGRQALERMAQAPGFDAVLCDVMMPDLAGRDVYEAVRREYPGLERRFVFVSGGAFTSGAREFLERIPNPLLEKPFDEARVRGAVEELVRNGPPDAA from the coding sequence ATGCAGATGCCGTTCACCCGGCCTGACGGCACCACCCCCACCGAGCGCCGCTTCCGGCAGGTCATCGACACGCTCCAGGAGGTCGTCTTCCAGACGGACATGGAGCGCACGTGGGTCTTCCTCAATCCCGCGTGGACCGAGGTGACAGGCTTCCCCGTGCAGGAGAGCCTGGGCCGCTCCGCGCTGGACTTCGTGCACCCGGACGACCGGGCGCGCGCACTGGAGGTCTGCAAGACGCTGCTCACGCGCGAGCGCGACTTCGTCCAGCACGAGGTGCGCTACCTCACGAGCGACGGAGGCTTCCGCTGGGTGGAGGTGTTCGCGCGGGTGACGATGGACGAGGACGGCTCGCTGCTGGGCATGGCGGGCACGCTCAACGACATCACCGAGCGCAAGCGCACGAGCGACGCGCTCGCCCGGCGCGAGCGCTACCTCACCGCCCTGGTGGAGATGCAGCAGCGGCTCCTGTCGGTGCCGGAGGGCGGCGACCTGTACGGCCCCGCGCTCGCGCCGCTGGGCCAGGCCGCGGGCGCGAGCCGCGTCTACGTCTTCGAGCTCCACACCAACGCGCAGGGCGCGCTCTTGAGCAGCCAGCGCGCGGAGTGGTGCGCACCCGGGGTGACGCCGGAGATCGACAACCCGCTGCTCCAGGACCTGCCGATAATGCCGGACCTGGAGCGCTGGGTCCCCATCCTTCAGCGCGGCGAGGTCGTCGCCGGGCGCGTCTCCACCTTCCCCCCCAGCGAGCGGGCGCTGTTGGATCCGCAGGGCGTGCTGTCGCTGCTGGTGCTGCCCTTGCGCGTGCAGGGCCGGCTGGTGGGGTTCGTGGGCTTCGACAACTGCGTCGAGGCGCGCGAGTGGGACCGGCTGGAGGTGGACCTGCTGTCCGCGGCCAGCGGCGCCATCTCCGTGTCGCTGGAGCGCCGCGCGTCCGAGCGGGCGCTGCGCGAGCACGAGCACCGCTTCCGCCAGCTCGCGGAGAACGCGTCCGACGTGCTGTACCTGTACCGGCGGGAGGCGCCGCGCGGCTTCGCGTACGTCAGCCGCGTGGCGCACGCGAAGCTGGGCCTGGGACCGGAGGCGCACTACGCGGATCCGGAGCTGTGGTACCGGCAGGTGCACCCGGATGACCGGGCCGCGCTGGAGCGCCTGCTGGAGTCGCCCCAGTCCGTGGACGGCGCGACGGTGGAGCTGCGCTTCCTGCGCCCCGACGGCAGCCTGCTGTGGCTGGAGCACGTCGTCGCGCCGGTGACGGACACGGCCGGGCGTGTCGTCGCGGTGGAGGGCCTGGCGCGCGACATCACGGAGCGGCGGCAGGTGGAGGAGGCGCTGAAGCGCTCCGAGGCCAGCCTGCGCGCGCTGATGGAGGGCTTCCCCGACCCCGCGGCCATCGAGCGCGACGGCCACATCGTCTACGCCAACGCGGTGCTCGTCACGACGCTGGGCTTCGCGCGCGCCGAGGAGCTGGTGGGCCGCCGGCTGTCGGAGTTCCTGGCGGACGTGCCGGGCACGGGCATGGCGTCCGCGGACAGCACGCCCCTCACCAGCGAGCGGCGCCTGGTGCTGCGCGACGGGCGCACGCGCGTGGTGGAGCTGGCCTCGCTGCCGCTGCGCTTCGACGGCCAGCCCGCGGTGGTGTCCATCGTGCGCGACGTGACGGAGCAGCGGCAGCTCCAGGCGCGGCTGACGCTGGCGGACCGGCTGGCGTCGGTGGGCACGCTCGCGGCGGGCATCGCGCACGAAATCAACAACCCGCTGGCCTTCGTGCTCTCCAACCTGGCCTTCCTGTCGGACGAGTTCCGCCACCACCTGTCCCCTGGCCCCGGCGTGCGCGGCGTGCGCCCGCCCGACGTGGCCGAGTGGCAGGAGGTGCTGGGCGAGGCGTGCGAGGGCGCCGAGCGCGTGCGGCAGATCGTCCGCCAGTTGAAGACGTTCTCGCGGCCGGACGAAGAGCGCATGACGCCGGTGGACGTGCACGCGGTGCTGGACTCGGTGGTGATGATGGCCGCCAATGAGATCCGCCACCGCGCGCGCCTTCGCCGCGAGTACGGCGACGTGCCGCAGGTGATGGCCAACGAGGGCCGCCTCTGCCAGGTGTTCCTCAACCTGGTGGTGAACGCGGCGCAGGCCATCCCGGAGGGCTCCGCGCACGACCATGAAGTCGTGCTCGCCACGCGCGTGTCCGGCGGGCAGGTGATGGTGGAGGTGCGCGACACGGGCAGCGGCATCGCGCCGGAGGTGATGGGGCGCATCTTCGATCCGTTCTTCACCACCAAGCCCGTGGGCGTGGGCACGGGGCTGGGGCTGTCCATCTGCCACGGCATCATCAGCGGGCTGGGCGGCGACATCCTGGTGGAGAGCACCGTGGGCAAGGGCAGCACGTTCCGCGTGGTGCTGCCCTCGCCCCTGCCCGACCCCGCCGTGCGCCCGCCGGAGGCCGCCGTGCCGGACGTGCCCGTGGTGCCGCGAGGCCGCGTGCTGGTGGTGGACGACGAGCCCGCGGTGGGACGCGTGCTCCAGCGGCTGTTGCGCGGCCACGACGTGGAGGTGGCCACCAGCGGGCGCCAGGCCCTGGAGCGCATGGCGCAGGCCCCGGGCTTCGACGCGGTGCTGTGCGACGTGATGATGCCGGACCTCGCCGGCCGTGACGTGTACGAGGCCGTGCGGCGCGAGTACCCGGGCCTGGAGCGCCGCTTCGTCTTCGTGTCCGGCGGCGCCTTCACCTCCGGCGCGCGCGAGTTCCTGGAGCGCATCCCCAACCCGCTGCTGGAGAAGCCCTTCGACGAGGCGCGCGTGCGCGGCGCCGTGGAGGAGCTGGTGCGGAACGGGCCGCCGGACGCGGCCTGA
- a CDS encoding DMT family transporter, producing MQTRTAGFLLVALSGASFGALGLFARLAYAAGTDMPTLLFLRFTLAGLVLTGVMVAKGGTWPRGRLLGGLILLGAVGYFTEGSVYFIALQHASAGLVALLLYLFPALVAVIQVALGREHLSRPRWLAVALALCGTALTVDPGPDAKPLGIALGVLSAVIYAIYVLSSARVAGPAGPLAASTVVPLSAGAAFGALMLVKGPSFPQTPGGWAAVMGLALLSTVVAMLTFFAGLKRIGPVNTSLLSTLEPVMAVVLGALFLGERLSLRQGLGGLLILVAVVVLARSDSSRPEAGAAGA from the coding sequence ATGCAGACCCGCACCGCCGGCTTCCTCCTCGTCGCCCTCTCCGGCGCGTCCTTTGGCGCGCTGGGCCTGTTCGCGCGCCTCGCCTACGCGGCGGGCACGGACATGCCCACGCTGTTGTTCCTGCGCTTCACGCTGGCGGGGCTGGTGCTCACGGGCGTAATGGTCGCGAAGGGCGGCACGTGGCCCCGGGGCCGCCTGCTGGGCGGCCTCATCCTGCTGGGCGCGGTGGGCTACTTCACCGAAGGCAGCGTCTACTTCATCGCGCTCCAGCACGCGTCCGCGGGGCTGGTGGCGCTGCTGCTCTACCTCTTCCCCGCGCTGGTGGCCGTCATCCAGGTGGCCCTGGGCCGCGAGCACCTGAGCCGTCCCCGCTGGCTGGCGGTGGCACTGGCCCTGTGCGGCACGGCGCTCACGGTGGACCCGGGCCCGGACGCGAAGCCGCTGGGCATCGCGCTGGGGGTGCTGTCCGCGGTCATCTACGCCATCTACGTCCTGTCCAGCGCGAGGGTGGCGGGGCCCGCGGGGCCGCTCGCCGCGAGCACCGTCGTCCCGCTGTCGGCGGGTGCCGCCTTCGGGGCGCTGATGCTGGTGAAGGGCCCGTCCTTTCCCCAGACGCCCGGAGGCTGGGCCGCGGTGATGGGCCTGGCGCTGCTGTCCACGGTGGTGGCGATGCTCACGTTCTTCGCGGGCTTGAAGCGCATTGGCCCGGTGAACACGTCGCTGCTCTCCACGCTGGAGCCGGTGATGGCGGTGGTGCTGGGCGCCCTCTTCCTGGGCGAGCGGCTGTCGTTGCGGCAGGGCCTGGGCGGCCTGCTCATCCTCGTGGCGGTGGTGGTGCTGGCCCGGAGCGACTCCAGCCGCCCCGAAGCGGGAGCGGCCGGAGCCTGA
- a CDS encoding rhodanese-like domain-containing protein, producing MTPQERSQKAHELVAKGAVLLDVRTPEEFQQGHPEAARNIPVQVLAQRLSEVGPVGTPVVVYCAAGGRSAVAAELLRKGGFPDVFDLGSVRNW from the coding sequence ATGACGCCTCAGGAACGCTCGCAAAAGGCCCACGAACTCGTCGCGAAGGGCGCCGTGCTGCTGGACGTGCGCACCCCGGAGGAGTTCCAGCAGGGACACCCCGAAGCCGCCCGCAACATCCCCGTGCAGGTGCTGGCCCAGCGCCTCTCCGAGGTGGGCCCGGTGGGCACGCCCGTGGTGGTGTACTGCGCGGCGGGAGGCCGCAGCGCGGTGGCCGCGGAGCTCCTGCGCAAGGGTGGCTTCCCGGACGTGTTCGACCTGGGGTCGGTCAGGAACTGGTAG
- a CDS encoding GAF domain-containing sensor histidine kinase has translation MSARVMDAEGVVLVECTGRVPSFNAQAAAHFGIPVPLHIEHARLPGCEWVRADGTPLPAGESPLARALAGEPVDASVWHVLRPDGTRIALRCTAVPVRGGDGQVAAALLRTHAVDALPEPVLDASRLLAEAGALLGTSVDAEAQLEPLLKLLVPTLGEGALLLLRTPGGTGNEALRVAASLHADAGRNVHLREWLTRYPLDPSGPGGLPGVFVSGAVGRLPILSEEHVVALARDAEHARLMRAVGPHGCLSVPLGARGNVLGALMLLRSNVLRVFGTEEERFLTELAHRTALSLENARLYREAREAVRQRDEFLGIASHELKTPLTPLSLKVQLLQKQVVVLAREGKEVPTERVAEALDVVQRQVRRLSGLVDNLLDVSRITAGRLRLELEELDLASVAAEILYRFSPAAAQAGTELGLEAPVPVVGRWDRLRLEQVVTNLVSNALKYGAGHPVIVGVEAQGSLARLTVKDHGIGIAPEDLARIFERFERAVSDRHYGGLGLGLYITRQIVEAFGGTVSAVSAPGEGSTFILELPRGDIPEEWLTAHAAPGPTQGE, from the coding sequence ATGTCAGCGCGCGTCATGGACGCGGAAGGGGTCGTGCTCGTCGAATGCACGGGCCGTGTGCCTTCATTCAACGCACAAGCCGCGGCGCACTTCGGCATCCCGGTTCCCCTCCACATCGAGCACGCCCGCCTGCCTGGGTGTGAATGGGTGCGCGCCGACGGCACACCGCTGCCAGCAGGTGAGTCACCGCTCGCGCGAGCGCTGGCGGGCGAGCCGGTGGACGCCTCCGTGTGGCACGTGCTCCGTCCGGATGGGACGCGCATCGCGCTGCGGTGCACGGCGGTGCCGGTGCGCGGTGGGGACGGGCAGGTCGCGGCGGCGCTCCTGCGCACGCACGCCGTGGACGCGCTGCCGGAGCCGGTGCTGGACGCCTCCCGCCTGCTGGCGGAGGCCGGGGCACTGCTGGGCACGTCGGTGGACGCGGAGGCGCAGTTGGAGCCGCTGCTCAAGCTGCTGGTGCCCACGCTGGGCGAGGGCGCGCTGCTCCTCCTGAGGACTCCGGGCGGCACGGGCAACGAGGCCCTGCGCGTGGCGGCGTCACTGCACGCGGACGCGGGCCGCAACGTGCACCTGCGTGAATGGCTCACGCGCTATCCGTTGGATCCATCCGGGCCGGGCGGGCTGCCCGGGGTGTTCGTGTCCGGCGCGGTGGGGCGGCTGCCCATCCTGTCCGAGGAGCACGTCGTGGCGCTCGCGCGGGACGCGGAGCACGCGCGGCTGATGCGCGCGGTGGGGCCGCACGGCTGCCTGAGCGTGCCCCTGGGCGCGCGCGGCAACGTGCTGGGCGCGCTGATGCTGCTGCGCTCCAACGTGCTGCGTGTCTTTGGCACGGAGGAGGAGCGCTTCCTCACGGAGCTGGCCCACCGCACCGCGCTCTCCCTGGAGAACGCGCGGCTGTACCGCGAGGCGCGCGAGGCGGTGCGCCAGCGCGACGAGTTCCTGGGCATCGCGAGCCACGAGCTGAAGACGCCGCTCACGCCGCTGAGCCTCAAGGTGCAACTGCTCCAGAAGCAGGTGGTGGTGCTGGCGCGCGAGGGCAAGGAGGTCCCCACCGAGCGCGTCGCGGAAGCGCTGGACGTGGTGCAGCGCCAGGTGCGCCGGCTGTCGGGGCTGGTGGACAACCTGCTGGACGTGTCGCGCATCACCGCGGGCCGGCTGCGGCTGGAGCTGGAGGAGCTGGACCTGGCGAGCGTGGCCGCTGAAATCCTCTACCGCTTCTCCCCCGCGGCGGCGCAGGCCGGCACGGAGCTGGGCCTGGAGGCGCCGGTGCCGGTGGTGGGCCGCTGGGACCGGCTGCGGCTGGAGCAGGTGGTGACGAACCTGGTGTCCAACGCGCTCAAGTACGGCGCGGGCCACCCCGTCATCGTGGGCGTGGAGGCGCAGGGCTCGCTGGCGCGGCTCACCGTGAAGGACCACGGCATCGGCATCGCGCCGGAGGACCTGGCGCGCATCTTCGAGCGCTTCGAGCGCGCGGTGAGCGACCGGCACTACGGCGGCCTGGGCCTGGGGCTCTACATCACGCGCCAGATCGTGGAGGCGTTCGGCGGCACGGTGAGCGCCGTCAGCGCGCCCGGAGAGGGCTCCACGTTCATCCTGGAGCTGCCCCGGGGCGACATCCCGGAGGAGTGGCTCACCGCGCACGCGGCGCCGGGGCCCACGCAGGGCGAGTAG
- a CDS encoding iron-containing redox enzyme family protein, translating to MSGLGEVAGEAGTEDARLSERLHRTLLRFNRARLAPGFPTEGWRADVQQETQLRLLEGEYVEAERQRVAAWAAEAPEDADGFIAWFEDLKESGPGQHDPLFPWLATQATREQMNWFLTQEVAGEAGFDDLVALTQLQLPTQAKLELARNYWDEMGRGREDAMHGPMLAEMAQKLGLHPTDEDTVWEAHALANLLCAFAFNRRYTYQAVGALGIVEETAPGRTACVNEGLKRLGFDMRVRRYYALHSTLDVKHSETWNKEVLRPLVAANPACARPLAEGALLRLSAGAKCFERYRHELGLDLKTVS from the coding sequence ATGAGCGGGCTTGGCGAGGTGGCTGGGGAAGCGGGGACGGAGGACGCACGCCTGTCTGAACGGCTTCACCGGACCCTCTTGCGCTTCAACCGCGCGCGACTGGCGCCGGGGTTTCCCACCGAGGGCTGGCGGGCAGACGTGCAGCAGGAGACGCAGTTGCGGCTGCTGGAAGGTGAATACGTGGAGGCGGAGCGGCAGCGCGTGGCGGCATGGGCCGCCGAGGCACCGGAGGACGCCGACGGCTTCATCGCGTGGTTCGAGGATCTGAAGGAGTCCGGTCCCGGACAGCATGATCCGCTGTTCCCGTGGCTGGCCACGCAGGCCACGCGTGAACAGATGAACTGGTTCCTCACGCAGGAGGTCGCGGGCGAGGCGGGCTTCGATGACCTGGTGGCGCTGACGCAGTTGCAGTTGCCCACGCAGGCGAAGCTGGAGCTGGCGCGCAACTACTGGGACGAGATGGGCCGCGGGCGCGAGGACGCCATGCACGGGCCCATGCTCGCGGAGATGGCGCAGAAGCTGGGGCTGCACCCCACCGACGAGGACACCGTGTGGGAAGCGCACGCGCTGGCGAACCTGCTCTGCGCGTTCGCGTTCAACCGCCGCTACACGTACCAGGCGGTGGGCGCGCTGGGCATCGTGGAGGAGACGGCGCCGGGCCGCACCGCGTGCGTCAACGAGGGCCTGAAGCGTCTGGGGTTCGACATGCGCGTGCGGCGCTACTACGCGCTGCACTCCACGCTGGACGTGAAGCACTCGGAGACGTGGAACAAGGAGGTGCTGCGTCCGCTGGTGGCGGCGAACCCCGCGTGCGCGCGGCCGCTGGCGGAGGGCGCGCTGCTGCGCTTGAGCGCGGGCGCGAAGTGCTTCGAGCGCTACCGCCACGAGCTGGGCCTGGACCTGAAGACGGTCAGCTGA
- a CDS encoding sterol desaturase family protein: protein MSLRDLVYSFFTYYAVVAYILIGITCIVLSVKWFEAPARMAAAVLVATVAYPFGWYLIHRYILHGRFLYKSAATAVTWKRIHFDHHQDPHDLRVLFGALHTTLPTIALVLTPIGYLIGGKSGAAAALGWGMVTTCFYEFCHCIQHLNYAPQQKWLKDIKRLHMSHHFHNEQGNYGITNYFWDKVFGTLYAKASDKPKSPTVFNLGYTEEEAKKYPWVDKLSGGTRGDGHPRRFWGAEGLSAPEASSEQQT, encoded by the coding sequence ATGTCGCTGCGCGACCTGGTCTATTCGTTCTTCACCTACTACGCCGTCGTCGCCTACATCCTCATCGGCATCACCTGCATCGTGCTGTCGGTGAAGTGGTTCGAGGCGCCGGCGCGCATGGCCGCGGCGGTGCTGGTGGCCACGGTGGCGTACCCGTTCGGGTGGTACCTCATCCACCGGTACATCCTGCACGGGCGCTTCCTCTACAAGTCCGCGGCGACGGCGGTGACGTGGAAGCGCATCCACTTCGACCACCACCAGGACCCGCATGACCTGCGCGTGCTCTTCGGCGCGCTGCACACCACGCTGCCCACCATCGCGCTGGTGCTCACGCCCATCGGCTACCTCATCGGCGGCAAGTCGGGCGCGGCGGCGGCGCTGGGCTGGGGCATGGTGACCACGTGCTTCTATGAGTTCTGCCACTGCATCCAGCACCTCAACTACGCGCCCCAGCAGAAGTGGCTGAAGGACATCAAGCGGCTGCACATGTCCCACCACTTCCACAACGAGCAGGGCAACTACGGCATCACGAACTACTTCTGGGACAAGGTCTTCGGCACGCTGTACGCGAAGGCGTCGGACAAGCCCAAGAGCCCCACCGTCTTCAACCTGGGCTACACCGAGGAAGAGGCGAAGAAGTACCCCTGGGTGGACAAGCTCTCCGGCGGCACCCGCGGTGACGGCCACCCGCGCCGCTTCTGGGGCGCTGAAGGACTGAGCGCGCCGGAAGCCTCCAGCGAACAGCAGACCTGA
- a CDS encoding vWA domain-containing protein yields MNRTKLLLSLAALLFMGALALDARSLFATTTSHPPMGNPLPNGHTRQAAPAVGALDQTHTVVQPGEVPVNGVLPVILGRPASGNAGPVEFTGKLSGAYVKAGPGEAFAVFELTARLPEKVQRVPVNLALVVDRSGSMDGGKLADAKRAAQELVRQLREGDRLALVHYGSDVTVVPSVKIDESTRRELLTTIEAIQVNGGTNMSGGLVAGAEAVRAYASDYRVTRAILLSDGEPTEGVTSNNGLFSEVGRIRETGITVSALGVGTGFNDTLMRGMAERGGGFSGFISDSSQLASIFTRELEQAASTVARNVSLTLTLPPGVSGLEVMGLPSTREGNTVRVPLYDLTGGQAARVVVKLTLDAPASAQDMNVLDAAVSYVDVAANLPSQVTLALGAKVTSDAQVVHANLDRDVRVHAIRALGTQQLQAAAEAMKSGDRSSALDLLGNARRLFGSSASALAGELADVDQTQAAYGNARSDADVRDASMALKKKTMKNFGQSNSY; encoded by the coding sequence ATGAACCGCACCAAACTGCTGCTGTCCCTGGCTGCCCTGCTGTTCATGGGCGCGCTCGCGCTCGACGCGCGGTCGCTCTTCGCGACGACCACGTCGCACCCGCCCATGGGCAACCCGCTCCCCAACGGGCACACGCGCCAGGCCGCGCCGGCCGTGGGGGCCCTGGACCAGACCCACACCGTGGTGCAGCCGGGGGAGGTGCCCGTCAACGGCGTGCTGCCCGTCATCCTGGGGCGGCCGGCTTCCGGCAACGCGGGCCCGGTGGAGTTCACGGGCAAGCTGTCCGGCGCGTACGTGAAGGCGGGCCCGGGTGAGGCCTTCGCCGTGTTCGAGCTGACCGCGCGCCTGCCCGAGAAGGTCCAGCGCGTGCCGGTGAACCTGGCGCTGGTGGTGGACCGCTCCGGCTCCATGGATGGCGGCAAGCTGGCGGACGCGAAGCGCGCGGCCCAGGAGCTGGTGCGGCAGCTGCGTGAGGGGGACCGGCTGGCGCTGGTGCACTACGGCTCCGACGTGACGGTGGTGCCCAGCGTGAAGATTGACGAGTCCACGCGCCGCGAGCTGCTGACCACCATCGAGGCCATCCAGGTGAACGGCGGCACGAACATGAGCGGCGGGCTGGTGGCGGGCGCGGAGGCGGTGCGCGCGTACGCCAGCGACTACCGGGTGACGCGCGCCATCCTGCTGAGCGACGGCGAGCCCACCGAGGGCGTGACGTCCAACAACGGGCTCTTCTCCGAGGTGGGCCGCATCCGTGAGACGGGCATCACCGTGAGCGCGCTGGGCGTGGGCACCGGCTTCAACGACACGCTGATGCGCGGCATGGCCGAGCGCGGCGGCGGCTTCTCCGGCTTCATCAGCGACTCCTCGCAGCTGGCCTCCATCTTCACCCGGGAGCTGGAGCAGGCCGCCAGCACCGTCGCCCGCAACGTGAGCCTGACGCTGACGCTGCCTCCCGGCGTGAGCGGCCTGGAGGTGATGGGCCTGCCGTCCACGCGCGAGGGCAACACCGTGCGCGTGCCCCTCTACGATTTGACGGGCGGCCAGGCCGCGCGCGTGGTGGTGAAGCTGACGCTGGACGCGCCCGCCAGCGCGCAGGACATGAACGTGCTGGACGCCGCGGTGTCGTACGTGGACGTGGCGGCCAACCTGCCGTCGCAGGTGACGCTGGCCCTGGGCGCGAAGGTGACGAGCGACGCCCAGGTGGTGCACGCGAACCTGGACCGCGACGTGCGCGTCCACGCCATCCGCGCGCTGGGCACGCAGCAACTGCAAGCGGCCGCGGAGGCGATGAAGAGTGGCGACCGCAGCAGCGCGCTCGACCTGCTGGGCAACGCGCGTCGGCTGTTCGGCAGCTCCGCGTCCGCGCTCGCCGGGGAGCTTGCGGACGTGGACCAGACCCAGGCAGCCTACGGCAACGCCCGGAGCGACGCGGACGTGCGGGATGCGTCCATGGCGCTCAAGAAGAAGACGATGAAGAACTTCGGGCAGAGCAACAGCTACTAG
- a CDS encoding dimethylarginine dimethylaminohydrolase family protein, giving the protein MTLHTGHNAPATFAVSQVRCEKDHVRSRDCAYQVAWNINPHMKPGAVAWRRACTQHREFLRTLRAEGGSFFELPFVHGAFDSVFAKDNAVLVSQEGELRALLATMRHGQRRNEQLARARWLSARGFDVIEPPRVHIEGGDVAMLPAGRGALLGWGMRSTQRAAGVLEAFLSAPVTPLELCDPYLYHLDTALTVLSDGTALVCPEAFTPESLRMLERTEGIQQVIPIAREDALAFGLNLVEVGNTVIVGARVPRVEAVLRGLGRRPVSVRLDQFHLAGGSAACLVARVHTLPPLSARRFREEQEQQPQPLSA; this is encoded by the coding sequence ATGACCTTGCACACCGGCCACAACGCTCCCGCCACCTTCGCTGTCAGTCAGGTGCGCTGCGAGAAGGATCACGTCCGCTCCCGCGACTGCGCGTATCAGGTCGCCTGGAACATCAATCCGCACATGAAGCCCGGCGCCGTCGCGTGGCGCCGCGCCTGCACCCAGCACCGCGAGTTCCTGCGCACCCTGCGTGCGGAGGGCGGGAGCTTCTTCGAGCTGCCCTTCGTCCACGGCGCGTTCGACTCGGTGTTCGCGAAGGACAACGCGGTGCTCGTCTCGCAGGAGGGCGAGCTGCGCGCGTTGCTCGCCACCATGCGCCATGGCCAGCGCCGCAACGAGCAGCTCGCGCGCGCCCGGTGGCTCTCCGCGCGAGGCTTCGACGTCATCGAGCCGCCGCGCGTGCACATCGAAGGCGGTGACGTGGCCATGCTGCCCGCGGGCCGGGGCGCCCTGCTGGGCTGGGGCATGCGCTCCACGCAGCGCGCCGCGGGCGTGCTGGAGGCCTTCCTCTCCGCGCCGGTGACGCCGCTGGAGCTGTGCGACCCGTACCTCTACCACCTGGACACCGCGCTCACCGTGCTGTCCGACGGCACCGCGCTGGTGTGTCCGGAGGCCTTCACGCCGGAGTCGCTGCGCATGCTGGAGCGCACGGAGGGCATCCAGCAGGTGATTCCCATCGCGCGCGAGGACGCGCTCGCGTTCGGGCTCAATCTGGTGGAGGTGGGAAACACCGTCATCGTCGGCGCGCGCGTGCCCCGCGTGGAGGCGGTGCTGCGCGGCCTGGGCCGCAGACCCGTCAGCGTGCGGTTGGATCAATTCCACCTGGCCGGTGGCAGCGCGGCGTGCCTCGTGGCGCGCGTGCACACCCTGCCGCCCCTCAGCGCCCGGCGCTTTCGCGAGGAGCAGGAGCAGCAGCCCCAGCCGCTCTCCGCGTGA